The DNA sequence GCATCAATTAATCCGGTTATCGAATCTGCCAATAAAGCAGCTTTAGATGCGTATAATGCAAAAAAATATGCAGACGCTGCTCCTAAGTTTCAAGAAGTTTATGACTTATTGAAAGCTGCAGGACAGGACAATAAAAAATACTTGTATTATGCAGGTTTAACTTATGCACTTGCTGACAAGAAAAAAGAAGCTACAGAGATTTATCAGAATTTGATTAATTCTGGCTATACCGGAGTTGAAACAACTTATACTGCAAAAAATAAAAAAAGCAATGAAGTTGAGAATTTGGAGAAATCTACTTGGGAACTCTATAAAAAAATGGGTGCAACTGGAGAATATACTGAGTTTAAAACAGAAGTTTCTAAAAGTTTAGAGCAGGAATTATATGAAACTACAGCGGCTTTGCTTATCGATACAGATAAATCTGAAGAAGCTTTAGCATTAATCGAAAAAGGATTAAAAAAATTCCCAACAAGTTCTAAATTAACTGAAAATCAAGGAACAGCTTATTTTAAATCAGGGAAAACAAATGAATTTGTTGGAAACTTGAAAGCCCAATTGGCGAAAAATCCAAATGATGCTAACAACTGGTACAATTTAGGAGTTTTACAAAGTAAAGATCCTGCGACTGAAGCAGATGCTTTGGCTTCTTACAAAAAAGCAGTAGAAATAAATCCAAACTTGGCTGTAGCTTGGCAAAACCTTACCTACACTACGATGGGTGACGACGCCAAAGCAGTTGATGATTATAACGCGGCCAGAAAAGCAGGAAAAACTGAGCTGGCTAATAAAATCATTGAAGGACGAAGAGTGAGATTAGCAGCGACTTTACCTTATGCAGAAAAATGGTATCAAAGTGATATGAATAATTTAGATGCAGTAAGTCTTTTAAGAGGATTGTATTTATCCAATAAAAACGACGCTAAGTATCAGGAATTTAAAGCAAAAGAAGCAGCGATGAAAGCAGCTCAAAAATAAGATCTAAAAAAATAGATTTAATCAAAGTATATCGAATTCATTTTCGATATACTTTTTTTTTGAAGTGAATGACCAAATATTATTAAAACTTTAAGACACATCCTTTTTTAAACTCTCAATTTCTTCGTAAATTCACAACCAAATTATATATTATGACTTCATCAGAAAAAATAGTGGCACTTCGCCAAAAAATGTCAGAAAATAATATAGATGCTTTTATTGTTTATTCTGCAGACCCTCACATGAGTGAATATTTGCCCGCAGAATGGCAAGAGAGATCGTGGCTTTCTGGTTTTACTGGGTCAGCTGGATTCGTTGTTATTACCCATGATAAAGCAGGATTATGGACCGATGGTAGATATTTTGTACAAGCACCAATTGAACTGAAAGATTCCGGAATTGATCTTTTTAAAGATGGAATGGAAGGAACTCCGAATTATATCGACTGGATTATTTCTGAAATCCCGGATAACGGAACTGTAGCAGTTAACGCCATTGCAACTTCAAATGCCAACTGGGAATTGTTGACCGAAAAACTTTCAGCAAAAGGAAGAAAATTAGTTGATTTACCATTATTAAAAGAAATCTGGACCAACAGAAATCCAGAAGCTAAAAAGAATCCAATTTTCGTACAGCCAGTAGAAAGAGCAGGAAAGTCAGTCAATGATAAGTTGGTTGATATTCGTAATAAAATGGAAGAACTGGATGCTTCAGTTCATATTATTTCCAGTTTAGATGATGTAGCCTGGACTTTAAATTTACGCGGAAGTGATGTTCAGTCCAATCCCGTATTTTTAGGATATATTATTTTGACTAAAAATGAAGCGAAACTATATGTGGATTTAGAAAAGCTGGATGTTGACTCCAGAAAACAAATGGATGAATCTTGTGTTAAGATGCTTCCTTACGAAGAATTCTACAATGATCTAAAAAACATTAGCGACGAAAAAGTATTGATTTCACCGAACAGTAATCAATTGATTTTTGAAGCTTTGAAAAATAATAACACTTTTATTAAAGCACCCGTTCCAGGAAATTTAATGAAAGCGATTAAAAATGAAACCGAGTTAGAAGGTTTCAGAATCGTGATGCAGAGAGATGGAGTAGCGATGGTGAAATTCCTTTATTGGTTAACCCATCAAGCTGGAAAAGAACCGATGACCGAATTTTCTATCGGTGAAAAATTAAGAGGTTTCCGTGCAGAAGGTAAAAACTTCGTGGGCGAAAGTTTCGGCAGTATCGTCGGTTACAAAGAAAATGGTGCAATTATGCATTATTCAGCAAAAAGTGAAGGAAGTAAAGAAGTAACCAATGAAGCGACAATTCTGGTAGATTCCGGCGGTCAATATTTAGAAGGAACTACCGATATCACCAGAACTTTGGCTTTGGGAACCCCTTCTGATGAATTTAAAGAAAACTGTACTTTAGCTTTAAAAGGATTAATCCAACTTTCAATGGTGAAATTCCCGAAAGGCACTCGTGGTGTTCAACTGGACGCATTTGCAAGGATGGCACTTTGGAAAGAAAACAAAGATTTCAACCACGGAACCGGACATGGAGTAGGAAGTTTTATGAATGTACATGAAGGTCCGCAGAATATCAGAAAAGACATGAATCCGCAGGAATTAATTCCAGGAATGGTTTTGTCAAATGAACCAGGGTTCTACTACGACTACCATTATGGGATCCGTCACGAAAACTTAATTGCCGTGAAGGAAACAGAAACCACAGACTTCGGAACATTTTATGAATTCGAAACATTAACACTTTGTCCATTCGACAAGAAAGTAATCAATGCTGATTTATTGACGCCACCAGAAAAAGAATGGCTGAACAATTATCACCGTTGGTGCGAAGAAAAGCTCGCCGCAGATTTGCAGGGAGACATCAAGGAATGGTTCTTAGAACTTGTAAAACCGATCTAAAATAAAGAAGTGCAGCTGATTATAGCTGCACTTTTTTTATAGTAATGTGGTGATTATTTCACTGGAACTGTTTTTACCTCTTTGTCCATTTCACCTACTTTTTTGGTTTTAATGGTGGCGGTTTTATCTTCCGTATTCACTCTTTTAACGTACTTATTGCCTCTTTTGGTTTTTTTCTTAACCTTGTAGCCATTATGTTCTGGGTGTTTCGGATGTACGATATTATGAATATCCTGTGTGATTGTGGCCGTTTTTTTTACTTCATCTTTTTCTTTTGGTTTTACTTCCTGTGCTTGTGCCAGAGCCAATCCGCCAAAGAAAATCATTAAGACAACTAATTTTTTCATACTGTTATTTTTTAATTTGTTATCATATGCTTTAAACAATGTTAATGCCATTTGATTATTAAAGTTTTGTTAATTTACATATAATGTTAAATAATCAATAACGTATTTGATTTGTCGATGAAGAATCTTAATTTGATAGAGTCTTTCTAATATCATCAGATCTTAAATGCTGCCTCATTTAGCAGTGAATTCTATATGGTACTTTTTAGATATATTGAATCAACTTCTTTAGGAGCAAGAATATTTTATCTTCTTTGAAAAAGCAGTCCCGCTGTCCACTATATCCCAAGCAGCAGCAAACCCTTCTCTTTTGGGGATGCCGTTTCCATCGGGGCTAAAAGTTCAGTCAGTTTCTATTTTCGATGATGATGCGTTCATAAAATATCAATTATAGATTTTTATTAAATGCGTTCTTAGAGAACTATTCACAACAAATCAATTAACAAAACCGCCTCAAAATAGTTGTATTTTGAGGCGGTTTTACTTTAGAAAATATTCAATATTTATTTTTTAGTCCATGCTTTTTGATGCAATTTCTTAATCTCTTCCAGCAAATCACCTTCCGCCGGGCCACGAATTTCTATATTTTTAATGATATCTTCAACAGGTAAAAAATTAATTTTAGCTTCTGGAAGATTGTATTCTTTTTGCCATTCTCCCAACTGTCTGGCAGAACTCAAATAAACCAAGGCTCCCAAACCAACCCAGCCATGCGCCGCCGAACACATCGGGCAATGTTCACCGGTGGTGTACATCGTTGTCTTTGCTCTTTCTTCCTCCGATAAATTCTCTGCAGCCCAATAGGCGAGATCAATTTCGGGATGTGCCAGAATCGTTTTTTCATTCACACGGTTTCGCGCTTCTTCGATAATCTTTCCGTCTTCATCGACCAAAATAGAACCGAATGCTTCATCACCAGCTTCCACCGCTTCTTTAGCCAGTTCCAAACATCTTCTTAAATATTTACCGTCTATTTCTTTTAATTGTTGCGCCATTTTTTTCTTTTTAATTTTCAAAAAATCAATAGGAACGGGCTTAAGACCGTTTTCAAAATAATAAATTATTCATTGGCTTTAGCCGAAACTTATTCGGTTTTGGCTAAAGCTAATTCTCTTAATTAATTCTTACATCGGGTTGTAACCCGATGCTATTCAATCGCTTCTCACGAATTACTTCCAAATCCGTTCAATAAACTCCAAAGCATTCTGATTGCTTATTTTATTCGTTTGTTCAGCACCAAATTGCTGTTCCAAAACTTTATTAATCTCGGGATAACAACCAGCATTTTCATGTGCTGCAAAATAGAAAGGAATTCTGGATTTGTCTGGATTGTCTTTCGTATAGAAATAATCTGCACCATAACAGATTGCATTTTCTGCGCCCAAGCTAAGTCCATGCGCAACATGTTCTTCAAGTGCTTCGACCTTTTCTGGATTTACAAAAGCCCGCACAAAGTTGAGTCCTATTAAACCTTGTTTGTTAATGATTTCTTTCGCAACATCATCGGGTAAATTCCGTTTATGATCAAAAACCGGACGGTAATTGGAATGACTCGCGATAATCGGAACGTTGATATTTTCTTTCGAAATATAATTTAAAATGTCATACGCCAAACCATCACTCGTATGCGAAAAATCGATGGCGATGTTTCTATTATGCATATAATCGATTAACGCTTTTCCGTCATTTTTTAAGCCGGCAGTGGAGTAGTTGCCGCCACCAAATCTGTTTTCAGCATGATGTGTAAAACTGATATACAGAATTGATCCAACATTTTCAATAATCTTTTCTAAGTTTTCAAAACCTTCTTTCAAAGAAATATTCTCGTCACAGAAAGCGGAACCACTTTCTACGGAAGCCAACATTCCGATATTTTCATTGGTTTGAAAAGTGGCTAAATGTTGTTTTTCAAAACGGTATAATTCATTTTCTTCCGCATTTAAATTCTTGAAAATTTCGCTTTGCTTTAATCCATATTGATGACTGTTCGCTTCTACCGGCGCAAAAATGGCCATGATTTGTAACTTCACATTTGCTTCTTTCAAATAGGGAACTGCGCAACCAACATCTTCGGTATTGTAAATGCTGGAATTCGGTCGCGTGAGATAACTGAGTAGATCGCAGTGAAGATCGATTACAGGTTGATTCATAATTTTATTGTCTTTTATAAATACTGCTTTCCGTTTTTAGTGAAAAGTAGATTTGGTAATTTAATTTTACTAAAATACCACTTTTTAATGACCCTGGCTTTTTTTGTGATTCGAGAATTTTTTCACGTAAAGACGTAAAAAGGTTTCACGCAAAGGCGCAAAGGGTTTTTCGCAAAGGCGCAAAGGGTTTTTCGCAAAGACGCAAAGGTTTTAACGCAAAGGCGCAAAGGGTTTTACGCAAAGACGCAAATGTTTTAATGCAAAGACGAAATGGTTTAATGAAAAAGAAGATTCCGGAGGAATCATATCTCTGTAGATTTTGTTTCAATTGACATTGGAAGCGTTCCAGAGGAACGCTATCTTACTAATCCGTCGATTTGTTCCATCCTCAATAAATTCTTAGCTCGATTCAAATCAATTTGCTCGGTATCAGATAAATCTAAAAAATATTCAGTTTGCCAGACTTGGGTTTTCTGTGCCTGTTTGCTGGTCGTTTCATCCCAACTTGGATAAACTCTTATACCGCGTTTCCCGTCTCTTTTGTGATCGGATAAAACTTTATTTTCGTGCAAGACCTTTTTCGGAAATATGAAAATGCCGAAGTTTGTTGGAGTTTTTGTTGCAATTAGGTAAAGATTTAATTTGTCTGTGATATCAAAAGGTTCTGTAATTCCTTTCTCATTTCTTTTCCAAAGGGTTACAAATTGTCCTGTTTTTGTTGGAGTGATTTTGGCTTTTCGAAACAGGACTTTATATTCATTGAGTTGAAAAATTTGGGCAGCATATTCCTGGCTTTCTGATTCGGGTTGAATGTTTTTCAAACTAAAACTACACGGTTTAAAAACCAATTCATCAATTGATTCAAGGTCGGGAAATGGTGTTTTTTTTAAAGTCATACTATTTCTAGTGGAAGTTTTCTAACGAATTAAATTTCAATTTTCTTAACGACTCCGTTTCCTTAGGCATTAAAAGACGAGTATGTATAATATCAACCAATTTTGTCATTCAGAGCGTAACGGAGTGGAGTGTGGAATCTCAACAGTCCTTATCTTAAATAATTTTTTTATTCTTCATTCTTTTTTCTTGATAAAAAAGAACCAAAAAATCAAGACTGGAAACTCACCTAAAAATTAGAAC is a window from the Kaistella flava (ex Peng et al. 2021) genome containing:
- a CDS encoding dipeptidase, yielding MNQPVIDLHCDLLSYLTRPNSSIYNTEDVGCAVPYLKEANVKLQIMAIFAPVEANSHQYGLKQSEIFKNLNAEENELYRFEKQHLATFQTNENIGMLASVESGSAFCDENISLKEGFENLEKIIENVGSILYISFTHHAENRFGGGNYSTAGLKNDGKALIDYMHNRNIAIDFSHTSDGLAYDILNYISKENINVPIIASHSNYRPVFDHKRNLPDDVAKEIINKQGLIGLNFVRAFVNPEKVEALEEHVAHGLSLGAENAICYGADYFYTKDNPDKSRIPFYFAAHENAGCYPEINKVLEQQFGAEQTNKISNQNALEFIERIWK
- a CDS encoding nucleoside deaminase; its protein translation is MAQQLKEIDGKYLRRCLELAKEAVEAGDEAFGSILVDEDGKIIEEARNRVNEKTILAHPEIDLAYWAAENLSEEERAKTTMYTTGEHCPMCSAAHGWVGLGALVYLSSARQLGEWQKEYNLPEAKINFLPVEDIIKNIEIRGPAEGDLLEEIKKLHQKAWTKK
- a CDS encoding MepB family protein, coding for MTLKKTPFPDLESIDELVFKPCSFSLKNIQPESESQEYAAQIFQLNEYKVLFRKAKITPTKTGQFVTLWKRNEKGITEPFDITDKLNLYLIATKTPTNFGIFIFPKKVLHENKVLSDHKRDGKRGIRVYPSWDETTSKQAQKTQVWQTEYFLDLSDTEQIDLNRAKNLLRMEQIDGLVR
- a CDS encoding aminopeptidase P family protein, translated to MTSSEKIVALRQKMSENNIDAFIVYSADPHMSEYLPAEWQERSWLSGFTGSAGFVVITHDKAGLWTDGRYFVQAPIELKDSGIDLFKDGMEGTPNYIDWIISEIPDNGTVAVNAIATSNANWELLTEKLSAKGRKLVDLPLLKEIWTNRNPEAKKNPIFVQPVERAGKSVNDKLVDIRNKMEELDASVHIISSLDDVAWTLNLRGSDVQSNPVFLGYIILTKNEAKLYVDLEKLDVDSRKQMDESCVKMLPYEEFYNDLKNISDEKVLISPNSNQLIFEALKNNNTFIKAPVPGNLMKAIKNETELEGFRIVMQRDGVAMVKFLYWLTHQAGKEPMTEFSIGEKLRGFRAEGKNFVGESFGSIVGYKENGAIMHYSAKSEGSKEVTNEATILVDSGGQYLEGTTDITRTLALGTPSDEFKENCTLALKGLIQLSMVKFPKGTRGVQLDAFARMALWKENKDFNHGTGHGVGSFMNVHEGPQNIRKDMNPQELIPGMVLSNEPGFYYDYHYGIRHENLIAVKETETTDFGTFYEFETLTLCPFDKKVINADLLTPPEKEWLNNYHRWCEEKLAADLQGDIKEWFLELVKPI